A window of the Gossypium arboreum isolate Shixiya-1 chromosome 2, ASM2569848v2, whole genome shotgun sequence genome harbors these coding sequences:
- the LOC108467198 gene encoding WD40 repeat-containing protein HOS15-like isoform X2 encodes MDEDFSFLQPLDIITKDVNQLRQMVKEKRKNIQKDRNKDRDKDKDKEVEREHEGERGRIREKERTEKEKEREKEREKEREKEREKAESNKEKEKQPEELAYRDMVLDQEDKDVARHEENGTLAGPEPMDIATTSTLASQDACEIHSSEVTILEGHTSEVCACAWSPTGSLLASGSGDSTARIWTISDGLFKSGGKNSPLNVLVLKHVKGRTNEKSKDVTTLDWNGEGTLLATGSYDGQARIWTTTGDLRTTLSKHKGPIFSLKWNKKGDYLLTGSCDKTAIVWDVKAEEWKQQFEFHTGPTLDVDWRNNVSFATSSTDHMIYVCKIGETRPIKTFAGHQGEVNCVKWDPTGSLLASCSDDITAKIWCMKQDKYVHDLREHSKEIYAIRWSPTGPGTNNPNQQLVLASASFDSTVKLWDVEQGKLLYSLNGHRDPVYSVAFSPNGEYLASGSLDKSMHVWSLKEGKIVKTYTGNGGIFEVCWNKEGDKIAACFANNTLCVLDFRM; translated from the exons ATGGATGAAGATTTCTCATTCTTGCAACCATTGGATATCATAACAAAGGATGTAAACCAATTGCGGCAAATGGTGAAAGAGAAAAGGAAGAATATCCAAAAGGATAGAAACAAAGATAGGGATAAAGATAAAGATAAAGAAGTTGAGCGGGAGCATGAAGGAGAGCGTGGACGaataagagagaaagaaagaactGAAAAGGAGAAGGAACGTGAAAAGGAAAGGGAGAAGGAACGCGAGAAGGAAAGGGAGAAGGCTGAAAGCAATAAGGAGAAGGAAAAGCAACCGGAGGAACTTGCTTATAGAGATATGGTTTTGGATCAAGAAGACAAGGATGTTGCCAGGCATGAAGAAAATGGAACTCTTGCAG GACCGGAACCTATGGATATTGCTACTACGTCGACCCTAGCATCTCAGGATGCTTGTGAAATTCATAGCTCTGAGGTTACAATTTTGGAAGGGCACACCTCTGAG GTTTGTGCGTGTGCCTGGAGCCCGACTGGTTCACTTCTTGCATCAGG GTCTGGAGATTCAACAGCTCGCATTTGGACAATATCTGATGGGCTTTTCAAATCTGGTGGAAAAAACAGTCCTTTAAATGTTCTAGTTCTGAAGCATGTAAAAGGAAGAACAAATGAGAAGAGCAAAGATGTGACAACACTTGATTGGAAT GGTGAGGGGACATTACTTGCAACAGGTTCATATGATGGCCAAGCAAGAATTTGGACTACAACTG GTGATCTAAGGACTACTTTGAGTAAACACAAAGGACCTATATTTTCTCTGAAGTGGAACAAGAAGGGTGATTATCTTCTAACAGGAAGCTGTGATAAAACGGCAATTGTGTGGGATGTGAAGGCAGAGGAATGGAAACAGCAGTTTGAATTTCATACAG GTCCAACCCTTGATGTTGATTGGCGGAACAATGTTTCATTCGCAACAAGTTCAACAGACCATATGATATATGTTTGCAAGATTGGAGAAACTCGCCCTATTAAAACCTTTGCGGGGCATCAG GGGGAAGTAAATTGTGTCAAATGGGATCCTACTGGTTCACTATTGGCCTCTTGTTCTGACGATATTACTGCAAAG ATATGGTGTATGAAGCAGGACAAGTATGTTCATGATCTGAGGGAGCATTCAAAG GAGATATATGCCATCAGATGGAGTCCTACTGGGCCGGGGACAAACAATCCTAACCAACAGTTAGTTCTTGCAAG TGCATCATTTGACTCCACGGTGAAGCTATGGGATGTGGAACAAGGGAAACTTCTCTACAGCTTGAATGGACACAG GGATCCCGTATACTCGGTTGCATTTAGCCCAAACGGAGAGTATCTAGCCAGTGGGTCTCTTGATAAATCCATGCATGTCTGGTCCTTAAAAGAAGGGAAGATCGTAAAAACATATACTGGCAATGGTGGAATATTTGAAGTCTGTTGGAACAAGGAAGGTGACAAGATCGCAGCATGTTTCGCAAACAACACTCTATGCGTCTTGGACTTTAGAATGTAA
- the LOC108467198 gene encoding WD40 repeat-containing protein HOS15-like isoform X1, whose translation MTSITSVELNYLVFRYLQESGFTHSAFTLGYEAGINKCTIDGSLVPPGALITFVQKGLQYLEMEANLSNNDAEMDEDFSFLQPLDIITKDVNQLRQMVKEKRKNIQKDRNKDRDKDKDKEVEREHEGERGRIREKERTEKEKEREKEREKEREKEREKAESNKEKEKQPEELAYRDMVLDQEDKDVARHEENGTLAGPEPMDIATTSTLASQDACEIHSSEVTILEGHTSEVCACAWSPTGSLLASGSGDSTARIWTISDGLFKSGGKNSPLNVLVLKHVKGRTNEKSKDVTTLDWNGEGTLLATGSYDGQARIWTTTGDLRTTLSKHKGPIFSLKWNKKGDYLLTGSCDKTAIVWDVKAEEWKQQFEFHTGPTLDVDWRNNVSFATSSTDHMIYVCKIGETRPIKTFAGHQGEVNCVKWDPTGSLLASCSDDITAKIWCMKQDKYVHDLREHSKEIYAIRWSPTGPGTNNPNQQLVLASASFDSTVKLWDVEQGKLLYSLNGHRDPVYSVAFSPNGEYLASGSLDKSMHVWSLKEGKIVKTYTGNGGIFEVCWNKEGDKIAACFANNTLCVLDFRM comes from the exons ATGACCTCCATCACCTCCGTCGAATTGAATTACCTCGTCTTCCGTTACCTTCAAGAATCAG GTTTTACGCATTCAGCATTTACTTTAGGATATGAAGCAGGGATTAATAAATGTACTATCGATGGAAGTTTGGTTCCACCTGGTGCACTTATTACATTCGTTCAAAAAGGACTTCAGTACTTGGAGATGGAAGCCAACCTGAGTAAT AATGATGCAGAAATGGATGAAGATTTCTCATTCTTGCAACCATTGGATATCATAACAAAGGATGTAAACCAATTGCGGCAAATGGTGAAAGAGAAAAGGAAGAATATCCAAAAGGATAGAAACAAAGATAGGGATAAAGATAAAGATAAAGAAGTTGAGCGGGAGCATGAAGGAGAGCGTGGACGaataagagagaaagaaagaactGAAAAGGAGAAGGAACGTGAAAAGGAAAGGGAGAAGGAACGCGAGAAGGAAAGGGAGAAGGCTGAAAGCAATAAGGAGAAGGAAAAGCAACCGGAGGAACTTGCTTATAGAGATATGGTTTTGGATCAAGAAGACAAGGATGTTGCCAGGCATGAAGAAAATGGAACTCTTGCAG GACCGGAACCTATGGATATTGCTACTACGTCGACCCTAGCATCTCAGGATGCTTGTGAAATTCATAGCTCTGAGGTTACAATTTTGGAAGGGCACACCTCTGAG GTTTGTGCGTGTGCCTGGAGCCCGACTGGTTCACTTCTTGCATCAGG GTCTGGAGATTCAACAGCTCGCATTTGGACAATATCTGATGGGCTTTTCAAATCTGGTGGAAAAAACAGTCCTTTAAATGTTCTAGTTCTGAAGCATGTAAAAGGAAGAACAAATGAGAAGAGCAAAGATGTGACAACACTTGATTGGAAT GGTGAGGGGACATTACTTGCAACAGGTTCATATGATGGCCAAGCAAGAATTTGGACTACAACTG GTGATCTAAGGACTACTTTGAGTAAACACAAAGGACCTATATTTTCTCTGAAGTGGAACAAGAAGGGTGATTATCTTCTAACAGGAAGCTGTGATAAAACGGCAATTGTGTGGGATGTGAAGGCAGAGGAATGGAAACAGCAGTTTGAATTTCATACAG GTCCAACCCTTGATGTTGATTGGCGGAACAATGTTTCATTCGCAACAAGTTCAACAGACCATATGATATATGTTTGCAAGATTGGAGAAACTCGCCCTATTAAAACCTTTGCGGGGCATCAG GGGGAAGTAAATTGTGTCAAATGGGATCCTACTGGTTCACTATTGGCCTCTTGTTCTGACGATATTACTGCAAAG ATATGGTGTATGAAGCAGGACAAGTATGTTCATGATCTGAGGGAGCATTCAAAG GAGATATATGCCATCAGATGGAGTCCTACTGGGCCGGGGACAAACAATCCTAACCAACAGTTAGTTCTTGCAAG TGCATCATTTGACTCCACGGTGAAGCTATGGGATGTGGAACAAGGGAAACTTCTCTACAGCTTGAATGGACACAG GGATCCCGTATACTCGGTTGCATTTAGCCCAAACGGAGAGTATCTAGCCAGTGGGTCTCTTGATAAATCCATGCATGTCTGGTCCTTAAAAGAAGGGAAGATCGTAAAAACATATACTGGCAATGGTGGAATATTTGAAGTCTGTTGGAACAAGGAAGGTGACAAGATCGCAGCATGTTTCGCAAACAACACTCTATGCGTCTTGGACTTTAGAATGTAA